The following are encoded together in the Mycosarcoma maydis chromosome 4, whole genome shotgun sequence genome:
- a CDS encoding protein kinase IKS1 (related to IKS1 - putative serine/threonine kinase) — MTSTHRPSPLRLSDTTWTTNGIVDPSFSSSTASTSSLDLVPAPRASDLQMVLRTRDHAAYYDAASNELSLQKRSHPLQDDAGSNSTSHDQAPLVPRQAPQSSLQRLRRAEPLQSTRGEAVCPTCARSWPIGDPETLEARFDQRFPSSSAEHEPPCFIAPNYFRLLAQASTTPDTNSFPERPATPRNRFSSASGTSTPLPSGASTPPEPISNSCSAQGYYSRFFIELKPLGRGARGQVFLCQHVLNGNKLGKYAIKKIPVGDHAQSLLQSLNEVHLMESLHHENLIGYQHAWIESCQLTRWGPEVPTLFVLMMAANGGSLADWISRRAGEEVEGEADTGTSEDDKLNAGARGEQEKSKHEQGAVSPAERAKIERLKAALRQRRANRTSCSTTAQPRAPTLGRAPRSAPLSSGTAIHLLRTDEIYSLLKDIVSGLSFLHSRGILHLDIKPGNILLHWDDDALIPRAMLSDFGSSLLLHDNWTRVRSGHTGTMEYMSPEAVMVNPSTGKLDELGSKSDIWSVGMILHLLVFFRLPWGNMDDLGALRVEIARYQGFRRKEGVVESEKGNKGDEVLLGLLEQMLQVDAVKRPSCKDVLHVLAGAAQKASRDEASNKIHRRNRDEKSGSLALYRASALPPLPHALSSSDEREFATAARTIPPLGTLTLRSHRLPAETLNVVIAFFKIVSPHSAAVLFASSSAPAGSHAFKMDALALLILALALVDLATAGTRPHHIRRRINVVCGVAHLVLLFACVVKRVYRR; from the coding sequence ATGACGTCTACTCATCGACCTTCGCCGCTGCGACTGTCGGACACAACATGGACGACCAATGGTATCGTTGATCCATCTTTCTCATCCAGTAccgcatccacatccagTCTCGACCTTGTCCCTGCACCCCGTGCCAGCGATCTGCAGATGGTATTACGTACCAGAGACCATGCAGCATATTACGATGCGGCCTCAAACGAGCTTTCGCTTCAAAAACGGTCGCACCCGCTTCAAGATGATGCAGGATCGAATTCGACATCGCACGACCAAGCGCCTCTGGTGCCGCGCCAAGCACCACAAAGCTCCTTGCAGCGACTTCGTCGAGCAGAGCCACTGCAAAGTACGAGGGGTGAAGCGGTCTGCCCAACGTGTGCCCGATCTTGGCCGATAGGTGATCCAGAGACACTGGAGGCGCGGTTTGACCAGCGCTTCCCATCAAGTTCAGCCGAGCATGAACCGCCCTGCTTCATAGCACCCAACTACTTTCGACTGCTCGCGCAAGCCTCAACGACCCCGGACACCAACTCTTTCCCTGAGCGTCCCGCGACTCCACGGAATCGGTTCTCGTCCGCATCCGGCACCTCGACCCCGCTCCCCTCTGGCGCATCAACGCCACCCGAACCGATCTCCAACTCTTGCTCCGCACAAGGCTACTACTCTCGCTTCTTTATCGAACTCAAACCGCTCGGTCGTGGTGCGCGCGGCCAAGTCTTCCTATGTCAACACGTGCTCAACGGCAACAAACTCGGCAAGTATGCCATCAAAAAAATCCCTGTCGGCGATCACGCACAGAGTCTACTGCAGAGTCTCAACGAGGTGCATCTGATGGAGAGTCTGCATCACGAAAACTTGATCGGATATCAGCATGCTTGGATAGAGAGCTGCCAGCTGACCAGGTGGGGGCCCGAGGTGCCAACATTGTTTGtgctgatgatggcggCGAATGGAGGTAGTTTGGCGGATTGGATTAGTAGGAGGGCGGGAGAGGAGGTTGAGGGCGAGGCGGATACTGGGACGTCGGAAGACGATAAGCTGAACGCGGGTGCAAGGGGTGAGCAggagaagagcaagcacgagcaggGCGCTGTTAGTCCAGCGGAACGAGCGAAGATCGAAAGACTGAAAGCTGCCCTACGACAACGACGGGCGAATCGCACCTCTTGTAGCACCACCGCTCAACCGCGCGCTCCAACTTTGGGCCGCGCACCGCGTTCGGCACCACTCAGCAGCGGCACAGCAATCCACCTGCTGCGCACGGACGAGATCTACTCTCTGCTCAAAGACATAGTCTCCGGCCTCTCGTTTCTGCACTCGCGCGGCATACTGCACCTCGATATCAAGCCAGGCAACATCCTGCTCCACTgggacgacgatgcgctcaTCCCGCGCGCCATGCTCTCGGACTTTGGCTCgtctctgcttctgcacGACAACTGGACGCGCGTACGATCCGGTCACACCGGCACGATGGAGTACATGTCGCCCGAAGCAGTGATGGTCAACCCATCGACAGGCAAGTTGGACGAACTGGGGAGCAAGAGCGATATCTGGAGCGTGGGCATGATCCTGCACCTGCTGGTGTTTTTCCGACTTCCATGGGGCAATATGGATGACCTGGGAGCGCTGAGGGTGGAAATAGCGAGGTATCAGGGGTTCAGGCGCAAAGAAGGCGTGGTGGAGAGTGAAAAGGGGAACAAGGGGGATGAGGTATTGCTGGGGTTGCTCGAGCAAATGTTGCAGGTGGATGCGGTCAAGCGGCCTAGTTGTAAGGATGTTTTGCACGTGTTGGCGGGAGCGGCGCAAAAAGCGAGCAGAGACGAGGCGAGCAACAAGATTCATCGTCGGAATCGTGATGAGAAAAGCGGCTCGCTGGCGCTATACCGAGCTTCGGCACTACCGCCCCTACCGCACGCActgtcgtcgtccgacGAGCGTGAGTTCGCTACCGCTGCGCGCACCATTCCTCCACTCGGCACTCTCACGCTTCGATCTCACCGGCTACCAGCCGAAACGCTCAACGTCGTCATTGCATTCTTCAAGATCGTCTCGCCACATTCGGCCGCGGTCCTGTTTGCGTCTAGCTCGGCGCCTGCTGGTTCGCACGCGTTCAAGATGGAcgcgctcgcgctgctcATTTTGGCTCTCGCGCTTGTGGACCTCGCGACGGCCGGCACAAGGCCGCACCACATACGCCGGCGGATCAATGTGGTGTGTGGCGTGGCTCATTTGGTGTTGCTGTTCGCATGTGTGGTCAAGCGTGTATATCGACGATAG